In Naumovozyma dairenensis CBS 421 chromosome 2, complete genome, the following are encoded in one genomic region:
- the MSS1 gene encoding Mss1p (similar to Saccharomyces cerevisiae MSS1 (YMR023C); ancestral locus Anc_2.573), translating into MFNRNTSAILNNICYYSTRSITEGFPTIYALSTPPGQRSAIAIIRISGQQSLHVYQSITGNLSIPKPRTAILKNIYEPSSLLANSKKKKNLIDSSLFLYFQSPNSFTGENLLEIHCHGGKAVTSAILKSIQSLNDPQRGVEIRYAGPGEFSRRAFQNNKFDLTELESINQLIEAETEIQRKCIISSFTGENNLKFEIWRQDLIKCVANLTAIIDFGEDIEMSDVDSLVNKVKAEITQIKVQIESFLNRLKKSRILKDGIKISLIGKPNAGKSSLVNCLTSNETSIVSDIPGTTRDVVDSYLDIDGYKVILTDTAGIRQNSTDIIEKMGIAKALKSIKSSDVSLLIIDISEEKEEEEEEITNAINNLIELSEAEDKRSMIILNKKDLVNDEDKMENITERLTKSFGTKYPIVPVSCITGDGIKDLTDMLTKEFKTLSEDLDESSPILMSQRVTDILQNDVLFGIESFINSVANEKDIVMATEDLNVAIDGIGKITGQAVGVDEILDFVFSKFCVGK; encoded by the coding sequence ATGTTCAATCGTAACACTTCCGCAATACTAAATAATATTTGCTATTATTCCACACGAAGCATTACAGAAGGGTTCCCTACAATATATGCTTTGTCAACACCTCCAGGACAAAGATCAGCAATTGCCATAATAAGAATCTCCGGACAACAGTCATTACATGTATACCAATCAATAACTGGGAATTTATCCATACCGAAACCTAGAACCGCCATCTTGAAAAACATCTATGAACCTTCATCGCTATTGGCAAATtctaagaagaagaaaaatttgatcgattcttctttgtttctATATTTCCAATCTCCGAATTCATTCACTGGTGAAAACCTTCTCGAAATACATTGTCATGGGGGTAAGGCTGTTACTTCGGCCATTTTAAAGTCTATTCAATCTTTAAATGATCCTCAAAGAGGTGTGGAAATACGATATGCGGGGCCCGGTGAATTCTCAAGGAGAgcatttcaaaataataaattcgATTTGACTGAGTTGGAAAGtattaatcaattaattgaagCAGAGACTGAAATTCAAAGGAAGTGTATCATATCGAGTTTTACTGGTGagaataatttgaaatttgaaatttggaGGCAAGATTTGATTAAATGTGTCGCCAATTTGACTGCTATCATTGATTTTGgtgaagatattgaaatgaGTGATGTAGATTCTTTAGTTAACAAAGTTAAAGCGGAAATTACTCAAATCAAAGTACAGATAGAATCATTCTTGAAtagattgaaaaaatcgcgtattttgaaagatggGATAAAGATTAGTTTGATAGGTAAACCTAACGCCGGGAAGTCCTCTTTGGTAAACTGTTTAACTAGTAATGAAACGTCGATTGTAAGTGATATTCCAGGAACTACCCGTGATGTTGTAGATAGTTATCTTGACATTGATGGTTATAAAGTCATATTGACTGACACTGCAGGAATACGACAAAACTCAACGGATATCATCGAGAAAATGGGCATTGCAAAGGCTCTGAAAAGTATTAAATCCAGTGATGTTTCactattaataatagatatatcagaggaaaaagaagaagaagaagaagaaattacaaatgCAATAAATAACTTAATCGAACTAAGCGAAGCAGAAGATAAGAGATCAATGATCATTTTGAACAAAAAGGATTTAGTAAACGATGAAGACAAGatggaaaatattacaGAAAGGTTAACTAAAAGCTTTGGTACGAAATATCCAATAGTACCGGTTTCCTGTATTACGGGGGATGGGATCAAAGACTTGACGGACATGTTAACAaaagaattcaaaacaTTATCTGAGGATCTTGATGAGTCAAGTCCAATTCTTATGTCCCAAAGGGTAACAGAtatattacaaaatgaCGTTTTGTTCGGCATTGaatcttttattaattcagtagcaaatgaaaaagatataGTAATGGCTACTGAAGACTTAAACGTGGCAATTGACGGTATTGGGAAAATCACTGGACAAGCCGTTGGAGTTGATGAAATCTTAGACTTTGTATTTTCGAAGTTTTGTGTTGGTAAGTAA
- the NDAI0B01510 gene encoding glycoside hydrolase family 76 protein (similar to Saccharomyces cerevisiae DCW1 (YKL046C); ancestral locus Anc_2.570) — MKRVFNILFLLTFTHRANALSLDLNNYQSLENDTALVAYGLMDYYNGDQYGQTVGMFSNPYYWWEAGGAWGTMLDYWFFMENDTYNDLIMSALLHQTGENNDYIPLNQSTTEGNDDQAFWGIAAMTAAERNFTNPPESSPQWLYLAQAVFNTMALRWDAQNCGGGLRWQIFVWNSGYDYKNSVSNGALFHLAARLARYTGNQSYVDWAEKTYDWMSDVGLISNGTQKYVYDGTSIETNCTTITSYQWSYNQGLMLAGAAYLYNFTGSTIWLNRTMDLLDATSVFFNNSIMYEVACQPTGTCNNDQRSFKSYLARFLGLTAQLVTITQSRIMNWLNTSAIAVAHSCSGGTDGHTCGLNWFDNGWDGYYGLGEQMSALDVLVNTRVLDRPAPYNSTNGGSSIGDGAAGTEATPTNLAPLHITKGSKVGAAFITAAIGLSIVFTSIWIIL, encoded by the coding sequence atgaagagagtctttaatattttgttcCTTCTTACCTTCACTCACAGAGCCAATGCGTTATCTTTAGATTTGAACAATTACCAATCACTAGAAAATGATACTGCATTAGTAGCCTACGGTCTTATGGATTATTATAATGGGGATCAATATGGTCAAACAGTAGGaatgttttcaaatccATATTATTGGTGGGAAGCAGGTGGTGCATGGGGTACCATGTTAGATTATTGGTTTTTCATGGAAAATGATAcatataatgatttaataatgtCTGCATTATTACATCAAACTggtgaaaataatgattatATCCCATTGAATCAATCCACTACTGAGGGGAATGACGATCAAGCATTTTGGGGTATTGCTGCAATGACGGCTGCTGAAAGGAATTTTACAAATCCTCCTGAGAGTAGCCCTCAGTGGTTATATTTGGCTCAAGCCGTCTTTAATACTATGGCATTAAGATGGGATGCACAAAATTGTGGCGGTGGCTTAAGATGGCAAATCTTCGTTTGGAATTCAGGCTATGATTACAAGAATTCTGTTTCAAATGGTGCATTGTTCCATCTGGCAGCTAGGTTAGCAAGATATACTGGTAACCAAAGTTATGTGGACTGGGCTGAGAAAACCTATGATTGGATGTCCGATGTTGGCCTAATATCTAATGGAACCCAAAAGTACGTTTATGACGGAACAAGTATAGAAACAAACTGTACTACAATAACTTCGTATCAATGGTCTTATAACCAAGGACTTATGTTAGCAGGAGCTGcctatttatataattttactGGTTCGACAATTTGGTTAAATAGAACAATGGATTTATTAGATGCAACAAGcgttttctttaataatagCATCATGTACGAAGTTGCATGTCAACCCACTGGAACATGTAATAACGATCAAAgatctttcaaatcataCCTGGCGAGGTTTCTTGGACTAACCGCCCAGTTGGTAACGATAACGCAATCAAGAATTATGAATTGGTTGAATACATCAGCTATTGCAGTTGCTCATTCGTGTTCGGGAGGAACGGATGGTCATACATGCGGACTCAATTGGTTCGATAATGGTTGGGATGGATATTATGGTCTCGGCGAACAGATGTCTGCATTAGATGTTCTTGTAAATACTAGGGTATTAGATAGACCAGCTCCTTATAATTCAACGAATGGAGGTTCTTCTATTGGTGACGGTGCAGCAGGTACCGAAGCTACCCCGACAAATCTAGCTCCATTGCATATAACGAAAGGGTCTAAGGTTGGAGCTGCATTTATAACGGCGGCCATTGGATTATCAATAGTATTTACTTCCATCTGGATTATTCTATGA
- the UBC7 gene encoding E2 ubiquitin-conjugating protein UBC7 (similar to Saccharomyces cerevisiae UBC7 (YMR022W); ancestral locus Anc_2.569): MSKTAQRRLLKELQQLNKDSPPGIVAGPANENNLFVWDCLVQGPPDTAYEGGIFNARLDFPKDYPLSPPKLTFTPSILHPNIYPNGEVCISILHSPGDDPNMYELAEERWSPVQSVEKILLSVMSMLSEPNIESGANIDACILWRDNRKEFERQVKLSVLKSLGF; this comes from the coding sequence ATGTCCAAGACAGCTCAAAGACGTCTActgaaagaattacaacAACTAAATAAAGACTCGCCTCCAGGAATAGTAGCAGGCCCAgctaatgaaaataatctATTTGTATGGGATTGTTTAGTGCAAGGACCACCAGATACAGCATATGAAGGTGGTATATTTAATGCAAGGCTGGATTTCCCTAAGGATTATCCATTATCTCCACCAAAATTGACATTTACACCAAGTATCTTACATCCGAATATTTATCCTAATGGTGAAGTATGTATTTCCATCTTACATTCACCAGGTGATGATCCTAATATGTATGAATTGGCTGAAGAAAGATGGTCTCCCGTACAAAGTGTAGAAAAAATTTTGTTGAGTGTAATGAGCATGCTAAGTGAACCAAATATTGAAAGTGGTGCCAATATAGATGCTTGTATACTTTGGAGAGATAATAGGAAAGAATTCGAGAGACAAGTTAAGCTCTCTGTGTTGAAATCACTTGGATTCTAA
- the FMS1 gene encoding polyamine oxidase (similar to Saccharomyces cerevisiae FMS1 (YMR020W); ancestral locus Anc_2.567) — protein MTQDKQVIIIGAGIAGLKAASQLYANGIKNCLVVEARDRLGGRLQTVSGYNCSKYDLGAAWHHDILMNGLFTEELELNKKCKDSESKRFVFDDNQPIFVDEERGRLDHDPEMILEFIDKEIDKYTELEFYQSLDVKDCSFHDIILKYLFERRDTLTDDQIRYSAQICRYLELWHGIGWKDMSAKGTYFDHQGRNALVTNFDSIIERISSSFPKEWIVLNTEVKTIERKGKIVVVKLNNGEEYTCEYTVVTVPQSVLELSTKDPNDITNTKGRIEFIPPLNARIQEAFRKMHFGGLGKVIFEFDACCWTKKGSRIFTLAHSKETFVNNVREAGSWDELIKKSESVNSTDKPKDLTCWDYPLLFVDLAKSTDVPTLVMLMQRPLSNYIESIGDDKQRIFEFFQPVLDKIMSTLDTESVINEMFGATTASNKIGPKLKNIMTTNWSIDPYSRGSYSTCFPEDDALEMIIAMSSGQDSRIRFAGEHTIMDGAGAVHGSWESGKREAAYISKNLYNK, from the coding sequence ATGACTCAAGATAAAcaagttattattatcggAGCAGGTATTGCCGGTTTAAAAGCGGCATCGCAATTATATGCTAACGGGATCAAAAATTGTCTGGTCGTCGAGGCAAGGGATAGATTAGGCGGTAGATTACAAACAGTCTCAGGTTataattgttcaaaataTGACCTTGGGGCTGCTTGGCATCATGATATTTTGATGAATGGATTGTTTACCGAGGAGttggaattgaataaaaaatgtaaagATAGCGAGAGCAAAAGGTTTGTTTTTGATGACAACCAACCTATTTTCGTTGATGAGGAAAGAGGCCGTTTGGATCATGATCCTGAAATgattttggaatttatcGATAAGGAAATTGATAAGTATACCGAATTAGAATTTTATCAAAGTCTTGATGTTAAGGATTGCTCATTTCATGACattatattgaaatatttgtttgAACGTAGAGATACATTAACCGATGATCAGATTAGATACTCTGCTCAAATTTGTAGATACTTAGAATTGTGGCATGGTATTGGCTGGAAAGATATGAGTGCCAAAGGTACTTATTTTGACCACCAGGGAAGAAACGCACTAGTAACAAATTTTGACTCTATTATTGAAAGGATTTCAAGTAGTTTTCCAAAGGAGTGGATTGTTTTGAATACCGAGGTTAAAACTATAGAACGTAAGGGAAAAATCGTTGTCGTGAAGCTAAATAACGGTGAAGAATATACATGTGAATACACTGTTGTTACAGTCCCACAAAGCGTTTTAGAATTATCGACAAAGGATCCGAATGACATTACAAATACTAAGGGtagaattgaatttattcCACCTCTGAATGCTAGGATCCAGGAAGCGTTTAGGAAAATGCATTTCGGTGGATTAGGAAAAgttatttttgaattcgATGCATGTTGTTGGACCAAGAAAGGTAGCAGGATATTTACTTTGGCTCATTCCAAGGAAACTTTTGTTAATAATGTGCGTGAAGCTGGTTCATGGGACgaattgataaagaaaagtGAATCAGTTAATTCTACAGACAAACCAAAAGATCTTACATGTTGGGATTATCCGTTATTATTTGTCGACTTAGCGAAATCTACTGATGTCCCAACTCTTGTTATGTTGATGCAACGCCCTTTATCTAACTATATTGAATCTATTGGTGATGACAAGCAgagaatatttgaatttttccaaCCAGTTTTAGACAAAATTATGTCGACGCTTGATACTGAATCCgtaattaatgaaatgttTGGCGCAACAACTGCATCCAATAAAATTGGCCCTAAACTAAAAAATATCATGACCACAAATTGGTCTATCGACCCTTATTCAAGAGGAAGTTATTCTACATGTTTCCCAGAAGATGATGCACTAGAAATGATTATTGCCATGAGTAGTGGTCAAGATTCGCGGATCAGATTCGCAGGGGAACATACAATTATGGATGGAGCAGGGGCTGTCCATGGTAGTTGGGAAAGCGGTAAAAGGGAGGCAgcatatatttcaaagaacTTATATAACAAGTAA
- the STB4 gene encoding Stb4p (similar to Saccharomyces cerevisiae STB4 (YMR019W); ancestral locus Anc_2.565) produces MNMTDINGKEVTNKNRQRLRVQRACAICKKRKVKCDGMKPCSNCIKRSKDCTYTTAYKIPNMKYSPSLSPSSKTHSVSIENSPAAPDASLDIRLHQKKANHVTKILRNTERKPEEALVIDLLLGLGNNAPSSSTSSTAVSINNKNNNNNNNQSTEDDLIRNDKLSAIVSPSKREQQQQNCQPIHHFSQLSFSHEKYRFHRRYQNLLPYYFGKSLISELSDKIIKDNNLEIPRIQNYAWNLSGGHYLKFDITTLQCSFSNSLSSSTTTATSSQFFDFENIIHLSIIRKLLTFYFKEINKPFNIIHESMFWDQYNNVFIQQEKQKNIESTKLFKSMLYLIIITTLRFQEGFLEENDNDIPHTKLTKEEKIILESLKSEKALEDSMFNYSYSIISKLTFEWESFELIQSWLLITFYLRTCYRQTSSWHALGQAINLCNGMSLHLNEFPHIHSKYEESKLFHCFWACFIIDKFISFQLGRFYLLPLPIHHMEFPSESNRCNDGTDWFSKETIQLFHLSLIIMELQNRNAEELTFEQCVKIRNDLANWFDVHIATTVDEFLSSSKSPAQIQPLISYLDVRLSFEIKYLFHLINPPDLTTPWSHNFPTDIRILINNIELSITLIQYLLDEKLFFVPWWLNLSQLFTASLSCIILIHSGIQSSKVNILLKKAIDIWNSLENSNPKNKPTMISQCLWCLRMLSKLSRLGLMNSHSILENLVGENNGDNSPNKNKFSQFGKVDEKEDESSERVNENGYTNDNAQSSIHQLLNDPSLSATLSSSVAVFENNSTNLLEDGLFSNLQWFDQDFAL; encoded by the coding sequence ATGAATATGACCGATATTAATGGGAAAGAAGTCACTAATAAGAATAGACAAAGATTAAGAGTACAAAGAGCATGTGCCATTTGTAAAAAACGTAAAGTTAAATGTGACGGTATGAAACCATGTTCAAACTGTATAAAACGTTCTAAAGACTGTACCTATACTACTGCATATAAAATACCCAATATGAAGTATTCTCCATCTTTATCTCCTTCTTCAAAAACTCACTCTGTTTCAATAGAGAACTCTCCGGCTGCTCCAGATGCCTCCCTTGATATACGCCTTCACCAAAAAAAGGCTAATCACGTAAcgaaaatattaagaaacaCTGAAAGAAAACCGGAGGAAGCACTTGTTATTGATCTTTTATTAGGTTTAGGAAATAATgctccttcttcttctacttcTTCAACTGCTGTATCTATAAacaataagaataataataataataataaccaaTCAACGGAAGATGACCTCATCCGAAATGACAAATTATCAGCAATTGTTAGTCCTTCCAAACGAgaacaacagcagcaaaATTGTCAACCCATCCATCACTTTTCACAGTTATCATTTTCACATGAAAAATATCGTTTCCATAGAAGATATCAAAATCTTTTACCTTATTATTTCGGTAAATCTTTGATCTCAGAACTATCtgacaaaataataaaggataataatttggaaatacCAAGAATACAAAACTATGCTTGGAACCTTTCTGGAGgacattatttgaaattcgATATAACAACTTTACAATGctctttttcaaattctttatcatcatcgaCTACAACTGCAACTAGTTCAcaattctttgattttgaaaatattattcatctATCAATTATTCGAAAATTGTTaactttttatttcaaagaaataaataagccatttaatattattcatgaATCAATGTTTTGGGATCAATATAATAACGTATTCATTCAACaagaaaagcaaaaaaatattgaatccactaaattattcaaatcaatGTTATATTTAATCATTATAACAACATTACGTTTCCAAGAAGGATTTctagaagaaaatgataatgatattccCCATACAAAATTaactaaagaagaaaaaatcattttagaatcattaaaatcaGAAAAAGCCTTAGAAGATTCAATGTTTaattattcatattcaataatttctaaattaaCATTCGAATGGGAATCTTTCGAATTGATTCAATCATGGTTATTAATAACATTCTATTTAAGAACTTGTTATAGACAAACTTCATCATGGCATGCATTAGGTCAAGCTATTAATTTATGTAATGGCATGTCATTAcatttaaatgaattcCCTCACATTCATTCCAAATATGAAGAATCAAAACTTTTCCATTGCTTTTGGGCTTGCTTCATTATCGATAAATTTATCAGTTTCCAATTAGGAAGATTTTACTTATTGCCATTACCTATTCATCACATGGAATTCCCCTCAGAATCAAACAGATGCAATGATGGTACTGACTGGTTTAGTAAAGAAACTATTCAACTATTTCATctatcattaataataatggaattacaaaatagAAACGCTGAAGAATTAACATTCGAACAATGTGTCAAAATTAGAAATGATCTAGCTAACTGGTTTGATGTTCATATCGCTACTACCGTGGATGAGTTTTTGTCCTCTTCAAAATCACCAGCACAAATTCAACcattaatttcatatttagACGTTAGATTATCATTcgaaattaaatatttatttcatttaattaaCCCACCAGATTTAACAACCCCATGGTCACACAATTTCCCAACTGATATTagaatattaattaataacatagaattatcaattacGTTGATTCAATACCTGCTTGACGAAAAATTATTCTTTGTACCATGGTGGCTAAACTTATCGCAATTATTTACAGCATCATTATCATGTATCATATTAATTCATTCAGGAATTCAATCATCTAAAGTTAACatcttattgaaaaaagcGATTGATATTTGGAATTCATTGGAAAATAGTAATCCAAAGAATAAACCAACAATGATATCACAATGTTTATGGTGTTTAAGAATGTTAAGTAAATTATCTCGTCTCGGATTAATGAATTCGCATTCAATTCTGGAAAATCTTGTTGGAGAAAATAATGGTGATAATAGTCctaataagaataaattCTCTCAATTTGGTAAAGTCgatgaaaaggaagatgAATCAAGCGAACGTGtaaatgaaaatggatATACCAATGATAACGCACAATCATCtattcatcaattattaaatgatccATCCTTAAGTGCTACCTTGTCAAGTTCAGTAGcagtttttgaaaataactCAACTAatttattagaagatgGTTTATTTTCGAACTTACAATGGTTTGATCAGGATTTTGCCCTATAA
- the SOK2 gene encoding Sok2p (similar to Saccharomyces cerevisiae PHD1 (YKL043W) and SOK2 (YMR016C); ancestral locus Anc_2.564) — protein MSNNSNNNNNNNNNNNSTNNGGSSINRSTTPLAISAITNNYEENNSNTNNNNNKNNNNNNNNSNNDRNNTNNESITSNNTGNSTRPTANMNSASSQSAATSGSTVNYQYISPEQWQYHQPQQQYYQDQLQQQQQQQQQQQQQLQQPFMNNENNATSQVMQSQQPQQQYYVSNQDNTNTAVQSPAMTYYYYYPTPQFQIQPPTTVNYQYANPVAAVTAPPPTNGPPALNASTGATVAAAPPPPPPPGATTTQYYYYPPSQSQSQAQMQNNNNNTNSNENIRSYEATNDRNSYYENYQAAYYNQQQQQQQQQQQMQAQAQAQAQQQHLLHHPQTQPQQIVYGSPLPSNNSDMNQYQSYQTIEGRATSITPPFNNNNNNTNTMAQSHPVQLPVPSGQLFSKNQNQNQIQNQIQNQALTDYPSPSTYQYPGFQQQQAAAAAAAAAADAAANQKQDSQSPSQQQQQQQQQTSELSATNPQIHQPQPQSYNQTSTYQSSYITSPLPPLSTTPDLLQQQQQQQQQGSLPTSTALPLSRTTINKNISASSPSNTTTTKNIKKKRKQRKKNNSISSTTTKSQQQDENDTVATTATSMTTPASIANNNVVDSSYIKPRVTTTMWEDERTICYQVEANGVSVVRRADNDMINGTKLLNVSKMTRGRRDGILKAEKIRHVVKIGSMHLKGVWIPFERARIMAEKEKILELLYPLFVRDIETVLKQTRPLVYHHVDNTNNNTYANANANVDANANGENSNGYSMNATSSHELTYNQYEIANSNDNKQRQMMYQPQPQQQPQQQVHGQLPSVPQQYQQQQQQPMMYTQSPLTQNNNNNNKLIPNQVSNYTNTNNSNGIPINAITTTSNGMMYYNPQVQYNIQPQAQPQAQPQLQPQLQSPLIRQAYPTSSSSNGHALMNNNNNNNVHTGIAPQQEHINTQSVSQKGQTKGKTNNTNTEENKNTFLSPSSNNTNNRIDNLMKEKLDSSKNTNSNTSSINNDKKILH, from the coding sequence ATGTCCAACaacagtaataataataataataataataacaacaacaatagtACTAATAATGGTGGTTCATCGATTAATAGATCAACAACTCCTTTAGCTATTTCAGCAATAACGAATAACTACGAAGAGAATAATAGTaacactaataataataataataagaataacaataataataataataatagtaataatgatcGTAATAACACAAACAATGAGTCTATAACATCAAACAATACTGGGAACTCTACTAGACCAACAGCTAATATGAATAGTGCTTCATCGCAATCGGCTGCTACTTCGGGTTCTACTGTtaattatcaatatatttcacCGGAACAATGGCAATATCATCAACCTCAACAGCAGTACTACCAAGACCAgctacaacaacaacagcaacaacagcaacaacaacaacaacaattgcAACAGCCATTCATGAACAACGAAAACAATGCTACTTCCCAAGTCATGCAATCACAGcaaccacaacaacaatactaCGTCAGTAATCAagataatacaaatacagCTGTTCAATCTCCAGCTATGacatattattactattatcCTACACctcaatttcaaatacaACCACCAACAACtgtaaattatcaatacGCAAACCCTGTAGCAGCTGTCACAGCACCTCCACCTACAAATGGACCTCCTGCTCTAAATGCTTCCACTGGTGCTACGGTTGCTGCCGctccaccaccaccaccacctcCTGGTGCAACTACAActcaatattattactatccTCCATCTCAATCTCAATCTCAAGCTCAAAtgcaaaataataataacaatactaatagtaatgaaaatatacGATCCTATGAAGCAACGAATGATAGAAACTCCTATTATGAAAACTATCAAGCCGCTTACTATAatcagcagcagcagcaacaacaacaacaacaacagatGCAAGCTCAAGCTCAAGCTCAAgctcaacaacaacatcttcttcatcatccacAAACACAACCACAACAGATAGTTTATGGCTCACCACTTCCTTCAAATAATAGTGATAtgaatcaatatcaatCTTATCAAACAATAGAAGGAAGAGCAACTTCAATCACTCCaccatttaataataataacaataacactAATACCATGGCTCAATCTCATCCAGTCCAACTCCCCGTACCATCCGGACAGCTTTTTTCTAAGAATCAAAACCAAAACCAAATTCAAaaccaaattcaaaatcaagCATTAACAGATTATCCAAGCCCTTCTACTTATCAATACCCAGGTTTCCAGCAACAACAAGCAGCTGCAGCTGCAGCTGCCGCGGCTGCTGATGCTGCTGCTAATCAGAAACAAGATAGTCAATCACCatcacaacaacaacaacaacaacaacaacaaacatCTGAATTATCAGCAACAAATCCACAAATCCATCAGCCACAACCTCAAAGTTATAACCAAACATCAACTTATCAAAGTTCATATATTACTTCTCCATTACCTCCATTATCTACTACTCCAGATCTattacaacaacagcaacagcaacagcaacaggGATCTCTTCCAACATCAACAGCATTACCTTTATCAAGGACCACCATAAATAAGAATATCTCTGCATCTTCACCTTCcaatactactactacaaAGAAcataaagaagaaaagaaaacaacgtaaaaagaataattcCATATCATCCACAACCACCAAATCCCAACaacaagatgaaaatgataccGTCGCAACAACAGCCACATCAATGACAACACCTGCCTCAATTGCAAACAATAACGTGGTAGACTCATCGTACATAAAACCAAGGGTAACTACAACAATGTGGGAAGATGAAAGAACCATATGTTATCAAGTAGAAGCTAATGGTGTTTCAGTGGTACGTAGAGCAGATAATGATATGATCAACGGTACAAAATTACTAAATGTATCCAAAATGACTCGTGGTAGAAGAGATGGGATCTTAAAGGCTGAAAAAATTAGACATGTAGTTAAGATTGGATCTATGCACTTGAAAGGTGTTTGGATCCCATTTGAAAGAGCAAGAATAATGGCTGAAAAGGAGAAAATATTGGAATTGTTGTATCCTTTGTTCGTTAGAGATATTGAAACTGTGTTGAAACAAACTAGACCACTGGTTTACCACCATGTCgataatactaataataatacatatGCAAACGCGAATGCGAATGTGGATGCGAATGCGAATGGtgaaaattcaaatggTTATAGTATGAACGCTACTTCTTCTCATGAGTTGACGTATAATCAATATGAAATTGCAAatagtaatgataataaacaaCGACAAATGATGTATCAACCGCAACCACAGCAGCAGCCACAACAGCAAGTACATGGTCAACTTCCATCAGTCCCACAACAATatcagcaacaacaacaacaaccaatGATGTATACCCAGTCGCCGCTTACGcagaataataataataacaataagCTGATACCAAACCAAGTTTCAAATTACAcaaatactaataatagtaatggTATTCCTATAAATGCAATAACAACTACTAGTAATGGAATGATGTATTATAATCCCCAAGTgcaatataatatacaaCCACAAGCGCAGCCACAAGCACAGCCACAATTACAGCCACAATTACAGTCACCTTTAATACGACAAGCGTACCCAACATCCTCATCATCGAATGGTCATGCCCTAAtgaataacaataataataataatgttcaTACGGGTATTGCACCACAACAAGAGCACATTAATACTCAATCAGTATCTCAAAAAGGACAAACAAAGGGAAaaactaataatacaaatactgaagaaaacaagaatACGTTTTTATCACCATCTAGcaataatactaataacaGGATAGACAATTTAATGAAGGAGAAACTTGATAGTAGTAAAAACACTAATAGTAATACGTCCAgcattaataatgataagaaaatattgcATTGA